A window of the Cannabis sativa cultivar Pink pepper isolate KNU-18-1 chromosome X, ASM2916894v1, whole genome shotgun sequence genome harbors these coding sequences:
- the LOC115710377 gene encoding zinc finger BED domain-containing protein RICESLEEPER 2 — protein MIFCLPGLFSSSLLLCRFWVHTFVWQTREEEPIKMTSATCNDTRISQPAIGQQPTTGETPLTNIDASHHDCSCEPKSVRKRKASRSLSLLVSDGRCSKMQEDPIDCEAPFQFCRMDYAREAKSRRELIARMLINGEFHLRCVESKTFKHLCEFLDPTFRVPSCVIAARDCLNLYVKEKNKLKNVLVDSFRSVCLSIDTWTSKQRSNYIRLTAHYVDSDWKTQKRILKFCQVPNHKVETIGKTVEMSLLEWNIEKVLTVTVSNASFSNGVVAYLSERITPVFKGEFKQMRCFPNILDLAVAEGLKSCHDSITKIKNVVKYVKASPIRLQKFKACVEQEKIISEEFVSLEVSNDWDSTYLMLVVVVEFERAFERLEKEDEHYFHEFVQGGRSPTCVDWEIAHTCVNHLKTFYNASMGYSKEVCATAELFLFVLESIHMELQSWSDSKDIHAKKMADNIRENFNKHWVNMHHVNPLLFVAVLLDPRCKEKGLRMLLHNICGDVLADEMTKKAKKTLESLYEHYSMLSTPLHLRKVTWRSIMVNQLLMHDS, from the exons ATGATCTTCTGCCTGCCTGGGTTGTTTTCTTCAAGCTTGTTACTTTGTCGTTTCTGGGTACACACTTTCGTTTGGCAAACGAGAGAAGAGGAACCCATTAAG ATGACTTCTGCAACTTGCAATGATACCAGAATTTCTCAACCAGCTATAGGTCAACAACCTACAACTGGTGAAACCCCTTTAACCAATATTGATGCATCTCATCATGATTGTTCTTGTGAGCCAAAAAGTGTGAGAAAGAGAAAGGCATCTAGATCTCTCTCATTACTAGTCTCAGATGGTCGTTGTTCAAAAATGCAAGAAGATCCCATTGATTGTGAGGCCCCATTTCAGTTTTGTCGTATGGATTATGCTCGTGAAGCTAAAAGTAGAAGGGAACTCATTGCTAGAATGCTCATCAACGGCGAGTTTCATCTTAGATGTGTTGAAAGCAAAACATTTAAGCATCTTTGTGAGTTCTTGGACCCTACATTTCGAGTCCCGTCTTGTGTCATAGCTGCACGTGATTGCTTGAACCTTTATGTTAAAGAAAAGAACAAGTTGAAGAACGTTTTGGTTGATTCTTTTCGAAGTGTTTGCCTATCCATCGATACATGGACATCTAAGCAAAGATCGAATTACATTCGTCTTACTGCACATTATGTAGATAGTGATTGGAAAACGCAAAAGAGAATCCTAAAGTTTTGTCAAGTTCCAAATCACAAAGTTGAGACTATTGGCAAGACAGTTGAGATGTCTTTATTGGAATGGAATATTGAGAAGGTACTCACTGTGACAGTTAGCAATGCAAGCTTTAGCAATGGAGTTGTTGCATACTTGTCCGAAAGAATCACACCAGTCTTTAAAGGTGAATTCAAGCAGATGAGGTGTTTTCCAAACATCCTAGATCTTGCTGTTGCAGAGGGTTTGAAGTCCTGTCATGACTCAATTACTAAAATCAAGAATGTGGTCAAGTATGTTAAGGCCTCTCCAATCAGATTACAAAAATTTAAGGCATGTGTTGAGCAAGAGAAGATTATTTCAGAAGAATTTGTCAGCTTAGAAGTTTCAAACGATTGGGACTCAACTTATCTAATGTTGGTGGTAGTTGTAGAATTCGAACGAGCATTTGAGCGTCTAGAGAAAGAAGATGAACATTACTTTCACGAGTTTGTGCAAGGAGGAAGGTCTCCTACTTGTGTGGATTGGGAAATTGCTCACACTTGTGTAAATCATTTGAAGACTTTCTACAATGCATCAATGGGATATTCTAAAGAAGTTTGTGCCACCGcagaattatttttgtttgtaTTGGAATCGATCCACATGGAGTTGCAATCTTGGAGTGACAGTAAGGATATTCATGCAAAGAAGATGGCAGACAACATaagagaaaattttaacaagcaTTGGGTGAATATGCATCATGTCAATCCTTTGTTGTTTGTTGCTGTATTGCTCGATCCACGCTGCAAGGAAAAGGGTTTGAGAATGTTGTTGCATAACATATGTGGTGATGTTTTGGCTGATGAAATGACAAAGAAAGCTAAGAAGACTCTGGAAAGTTTGTATGAACATTACTCAATGCTCTCTACTCCACTCCATCTAAGAAAAGTGACATGGAGATCAATAATGGTAAATCAACTGTTAATGCACGATTCATGA
- the LOC115710370 gene encoding zinc finger BED domain-containing protein RICESLEEPER 2: MNTKDTANEQPGADVATLLNDCADDSAEPKKVSKRKACRSLSSVSTKISKLHGDPNDFGDNVELCGMDNPCGSENIREAIAKMLIGNELNLECVESERLKHFCRILEPRFKVPSPVNVQDDCLNLYLKEKNKLKDVLIESTQSVCLSITTLTSKQKLSYMGLAAHYVDSDWELQKRILKFCQVPNHKVETIGKTVDKSLIEWNIRKIFTVTVNNASSTDGVVAYLSNRVTPILKPEFMQMRYCSDIPVLIVKDGLKYYHESISRIRNAIRYVTSSSARFKKFKTCIEHEKIISENFVFLDVPNSWESTCLMLNVAVAFEKAFERLGNEDTQFREFVDGERAPSDTDWKIARACINLKKLYDSSLVLFEDYYVTLNLVVVQVAWISKRLKSWCNSKDLHLKNMAYNLRKKCEKHWKNMINHVNPLLFVAVLLDPRYLEKGLKNMSLLICDDELLADELTKKARKTLENLYEHYTMLYSTSNGEKDMKNIDYDKLNSFEHFMLGEDQKITELERYLSQFRHPSYNDFNILIWWKVHSFCECEILLRIVRDVFAIPVSFTFSETDCCSSDMILDLSNNTLLSSKTIETLICAKNWLDPLA; the protein is encoded by the coding sequence ATGAATACTAAGGACACTGCAAATGAACAACCTGGAGCAGATGTAGCAACCCTTTTAAATGATTGTGCAGATGATTCTGCTGAACCGAAAAAGGTGAGTAAAAGAAAGGCATGTAGATCTCTCTCATCAGTGTCAACtaaaatttctaaattacatGGTGATCCAAATGATTTTGGAGACAATGTTGAGTTATGTGGTATGGATAATCCTTGTGGAAGTGAGAATATTAGAGAAGCAATTGCTAAAATGCTTATAGGTAATGAGCTCAATCTTGAATGTGTGGAGAGTGAAAGATTAAAGCATTTTTGTAGAATCTTAGAACCAAGGTTTAAAGTTCCATCTCCCGTTAATGTTCAAGATGATTGTTTGAATCTTTATCTGAAAGAAAAGAACAAGTTAAAGGATGTTTTGATTGAGTCAACTCAAAGTGTTTGCCTATCTATAACTACATTGACATCTAAGCAAAAGTTGAGTTACATGGGCCTTGCTGCACATTATGTAGATAGTGACTGGGAATTGCAAAAGAGAATCTTAAAGTTTTGTCAAGTTCCAAATCACAAGGTTGAGACAATTGGCAAGACAGTTGATAAGTCTTTAATAGAATGGAACATTAGGAAAATATTCACTGTGACAGTCAACAATGCAAGCTCTACTGATGGAGTTGTTGCATACTTGTCCAACAGAGTGACACCAATTCTGAAGCCTGAGTTCATGCAAATGAGATATTGCTCCGATATTCCAGTTTTAATTGTCAAAGATGGTTTGAAATATTACCATGAGTCAATATCTAGAATCCGCAATGCCATCAGGTATGTTACATCCTCTTCAGCaagatttaagaaatttaagaCTTGTATTGAACATGAGAAGATTATTTCAGAGAATTTTGTCTTCTTAGACGTTCCAAACAGTTGGGAATCAACTTGTCTAATGTTGAATGTAGCTGTAGCCTTTGAAAAAGCATTTGAGCGTTTGGGAAATGAAGATACTCAATTCCGCGAGTTTGTGGATGGAGAAAGGGCTCCTAGTGACACAGATTGGAAGATTGCGCGTGCTTGCATAAACCTGAAGAAATTGTATGATTCATCATTAGTATTGTTTGAAGACTATTATGTGACATTGAATCTAGTTGTGGTTCAGGTGGCATGGATTAGCAAACGCTTGAAATCTTGGTGCAACAGTAAAGATTTGCATCTAAAGAACATGGCATACAACTTAAGGAAAAAATGTGAGAAGCATTGGAAAAATATGATCAACCATGTCAACCCTTTGTTGTTTGTTGCTGTTTTGCTTGATCCTCGCTACTTGGAAAAGGGTTTAAAAAACATGTCGCTTTTGATATGCGACGATGAGCTTTTGGCTGATGAACTGACAAAAAAGGCTAGGAAGACTTTGGAGAATTTGTATGAGCATTATACAATGCTTTACTCTACTTCAAATGGTGAAAAGGATATGAAGAATATTGACTATGATAAACTAAATTCATTTGAACACTTTATGTTAGGTGAAGATCAAAAGATAACAGAATTGGAGAGATACTTATCACAGTTTCGTCATCCTTCCTACAATGATTTCAACATCTTGATTTGGTGGAAGGTTCATAGCTTTTGTGAATGTGAGATTTTACTTAGGATAGTAAGAGATGTGTTTGCCATTCCTGTTTCTTTTACATTTTCTGAAACAGATTGTTGCAGTAGTGATATGATTCTTGACTTATCTAATAATACTTTGTTATCTTCTAAGACAATAGAGACACTCATTTGTGCTAAGAACTGGTTAGACCCTCTTGCATAG
- the LOC133032136 gene encoding uncharacterized protein LOC133032136 yields the protein MEEDDYCDCEAQEKTIFEGSIGSKTQTSEHVAQGQTETQLDDVFKEAEYAPEAKDLEEEGIADPSKWWGSVNNFCSQINQEDSEGGYEEEDELRSLPSDDEDVHRSKKSNMEFDPRTKPEEIKFEEGMLFPTNEHLRKALKEYFVTSDREFKYVSNDSLRIRAKCKGNGCTWLLYARRMRDDGTTFRINKMKGKHNCGIVFENSLVDADWIAKHYLEKFRQNPNMNFKSYRQMTSDSKYSKVSFWTFYRAKNKARHIINGTVKDQYAILHDYCTQILKLNPGSTALIKTNLVNEKRVFERVYICLAACKVGFKYCRPIIGLDGCFLKGYCKGMLLAAIGIDANNSMFPLAYAVVEKENTDSWTWFVGLVKEDINVADTRSFTFISDRQKGLEKALGTTFEGSEIRFCVRHLYENFKKEFPGLLLKQALWACARSTTSEEFKRKMNDLKEISEPAYNWLMKKAPTEWSKSHFRTSVKCDMLLNNLCESFNSAILDSRDKMIITLLESIRFWLMERMCKQRDSVSKWNFSVGKRIFDIIEKNKKVAQQCICTKSIGGSFQVTYITGQVLSVDLETRTCTCRSFDLTGIPCGHGIACIWFSNLDEYQFVDPCYKKEAFKAIYAKGTAPMPSPDEWENKGKSPILPPPETILPGRPKKSRNRERDEPPAVTLSAVFLVEFFLAISTGFELSIATLFSHTISSVFSGHVYS from the exons ATGGAGGAGGACGATTACTGTG attGTGAGGCCCAAGAAAAGACTATTTTTGAAGGTTCAATTGGATCTAAAACTCAAACAAGTGAGCATGTTGCTCAAGGCCAAACCGAAACCCAGCTAGATGATGTATTTAAGGAAGCAGAATATGCTCCTGAGGCTAAAGACTTAGAGGAAGAGGGCATTGCAGATCCAAGTAAATGGTGGGGTTCTGTCAATAATTTTTGCAGCCAAATTAACCAAGAAGACTCTGAGGGGGGCTATGAAGAGGAAGATGAATTAAGAAGCTTGCctagtgatgatgaagatgtgCATCGGtcaaaaaagtctaacatggagtTTGATCCAAGGACTAAGCCTGAGGAGATCAAGTTTGAAGAGGGTATGTTGTTCCCTACTAATGAGCATTTAAGAAAAGCTTTGAAAGAGTATTTTGTTACTAGTGATAGAGAATTCAAGTATGTATCCAACGATAGTTTAAGGATTCGAGCTAAATGCAAGGGCAATGGGTGTACATGGCTTCTTTATGCTAGAAGAATGAGAGATGATGGCACAACATTCAGGATCAATAAAATGAAAGGCAAGCATAATTGTGGGATTGTATTCGAGAACAGCTTAGTAGATGCAGACTGGATTGCAAAACATTACTTGGAGAAGTTCAGACAAAACCCAAACATGAACTTCAAGTCTTACAGACAGATGACATCTGATAGTAAGTACTCTAAAGTTTCCTTTTGGACTTTTTATCGGGCTAAAAATAAAGCTAGACACATTATTAATGGTACAGTGAAAGACCAATACGCAATTCTTCACGACTATTGTACACAAATATTAAAACTCAATCCAGGTAGCACAGCTTTGATCAAAACCAACTTGGTCAATGAGAAAAGAGTTTTTGAAAGGGTGTACATATGTCTTGCAGCATGTAAAGTTGGTTTCAAGTATTGTAGACCCATCATAGGATTAGATGGATGCTTCTTGAAAGGTTATTGCAAAGGTATGTTACTTGCTGCAATTGGGATAGATGCAAATAATAGTATGTTTCCTCTTGCATATGCTGTTGTTGAGAAAGAAAATACTGACAGTTGGACATGGTTTGTCGGGCTGGTTAAAGAGGACATAAATGTAGCAGACACAAGAAGCTTCACTTTCATATCTGATAGACAGAAAGGCCTCGAGAAAGCTTTGGGTACAACTTTTGAAGGCTCTGAAATTAGATTCTGTGTGAGACATCTTTATGAAAACTTCAAGAAGGAGTTTCCTGGATTGTTGTTGAAACAAGCACTATGGGCATGTGCTAGATCGACTACCTCTGAAGAgttcaaaagaaaaatgaatGACTTGAAGGAGATTTCTGAACCAGCATATAATTGGTTGATGAAAAAGGCACCCACAGAATGGTCAAAATCACACTTTAGGACTTCAGTAAAGTGTGATATGCTCCTTAACAATCTTTGTGAGAGCTTCAATTCAGCAATCTTAGATAGCAGAGACAAAATGATAATCACTCTTTTAGAGTCAATACGTTTCTGGTTGATGGAAAGGATGTGCAAGCAAAGAGATAGTGTCTCTAAATGGAATTTTTCTGTTGGAAAGAGGATCTTTGATATCATTGAGAAGAACAAAAAGGTAGCACAACAATGCATTTGCACAAAGTCAATTGGTGGATCATTTCAAGTTACTTACATAACAGGCCAAGTATTATCTGTTGATTTGGAGACAAGAACATGTACAtgtagatcatttgatctaacaGGTATACCATGTGGTCATGGCATAGCTTGTATATGGTTTTCTAATCTTGATGAATACCAATTTGTGGATCCTTGCTACAAGAAGGAAGCCTTCAAAGCTATCTATGCAAAGGGTACTGCACCAATGCCTAGTCCTGATGAATGGGAGAACAAAGGGAAAAGTCCAATCCTTCCTCCACCTGAAACTATATTGCCTGGGAGGCCAAAAAAATCAAGGAACAGAGAAAGGGATGAACCTCCAGCAG TCACACTTTCAGCAGTGTTTTTAGTGGAGTTTTTTTTAGCTATTTCTACTGGTTTTGAGCTCTCAATTGCTACCCTTTTTAGTCACACTATCAGCAGTGTTTTTAGTGGG CATGTATATTCTTAG